In Limisalsivibrio acetivorans, one genomic interval encodes:
- a CDS encoding acetate uptake transporter produces MTVSEAASVAETIIKDTTANPAPLGLMGFGLTTILLNLHNIGLFGIGSMILSMGIFYGGVAQIIAGLMEWKKKNTFGTVAFTSYGLFWISLVAMIVLPKFGFADAPETNAVAAYLFFWGFFTLILFIGTFKTNMATVVVFFLLTILFFLLAIGDMFESPTIKVIAGYEGVICGASAIYAGAAQILNEIYGRELLPLGTFK; encoded by the coding sequence ATGACGGTTTCCGAGGCGGCATCCGTTGCGGAGACGATAATCAAAGACACAACTGCAAACCCCGCTCCTCTGGGTCTTATGGGTTTCGGTCTCACAACTATTCTGCTTAACCTGCACAATATCGGTCTTTTTGGTATAGGCAGTATGATACTTTCCATGGGTATCTTTTACGGCGGTGTGGCACAGATTATCGCTGGTCTTATGGAGTGGAAGAAGAAGAACACCTTCGGCACCGTTGCTTTCACATCATACGGCCTTTTCTGGATAAGCCTTGTGGCTATGATTGTGCTTCCCAAGTTCGGCTTTGCAGATGCACCGGAGACGAATGCTGTGGCGGCGTATCTCTTCTTCTGGGGATTCTTCACTCTCATCCTCTTCATAGGAACCTTTAAGACAAACATGGCAACTGTTGTTGTCTTCTTTCTTCTTACAATCCTCTTCTTCCTTCTCGCAATCGGCGATATGTTTGAAAGCCCCACCATAAAGGTTATTGCTGGTTATGAGGGAGTTATCTGCGGTGCGTCCGCTATCTATGCAGGTGCTGCTCAGATACTGAATGAAATATACGGGAGAGAATTGCTCCCTTTGGGAACTTTCAAGTAG
- a CDS encoding FeoB-associated Cys-rich membrane protein — protein sequence MIEYIDLALTLLIVGAASWYLYSRYFKKSENECTSCASCPSSGSCKLENTIERIEETPLVKK from the coding sequence ATGATTGAATACATAGACCTCGCCCTAACACTACTTATCGTTGGTGCTGCCTCATGGTACCTCTACTCTAGATACTTCAAAAAATCTGAGAATGAGTGCACCTCCTGCGCCTCATGCCCCTCCTCCGGCTCCTGCAAACTGGAAAATACCATCGAAAGAATCGAAGAAACGCCATTAGTAAAGAAATAA
- a CDS encoding FeoA family protein: MGRLFNPECEENVLSQTGRGEECEFRGFCEDCDRKTARRLLDIGFVRGKRIEIIDSTSNGDVTVSIDGNRLCICSDLSEKMRIAPCGKRKKRRMGLGRRCNHENRCALKVSNEEDKN; encoded by the coding sequence ATGGGCAGATTGTTTAATCCAGAATGCGAAGAGAATGTCCTCTCCCAAACAGGCAGAGGTGAAGAATGCGAATTCAGAGGCTTTTGCGAAGACTGCGACCGTAAAACAGCCAGAAGACTGCTCGATATAGGGTTTGTACGCGGCAAACGAATTGAGATAATCGATTCCACGTCAAACGGCGATGTGACTGTTAGCATAGATGGAAACAGGCTCTGCATTTGTAGCGACCTTTCTGAGAAGATGCGCATTGCACCATGCGGTAAAAGAAAGAAAAGAAGAATGGGACTCGGTAGAAGATGCAACCATGAAAACCGCTGTGCCCTGAAAGTCTCCAATGAAGAGGATAAAAACTGA
- a CDS encoding Fur family transcriptional regulator: MKKRMQTLAKKRLIDFLSDRKLRLTSQRDFILKHFLDTEGQLTAEELYELLKKRDETIGHATVYRTLRLFVNAGIARELHLGDGSVRYEADIEGIRKGYLVCSECGKRVEFSDDEMDSLGKRLSKEHGFSIDNRSVVFFGICPDCQQNGMR, encoded by the coding sequence ATGAAAAAGAGAATGCAGACATTAGCCAAAAAGAGGCTTATTGACTTTCTCTCTGACAGGAAACTGAGGCTTACCAGCCAAAGGGACTTCATTCTGAAACACTTTCTTGATACGGAAGGACAGCTTACAGCCGAAGAGCTTTATGAACTTCTTAAGAAACGTGACGAAACCATAGGGCACGCCACCGTATACCGCACCCTTCGTCTCTTTGTAAACGCCGGGATCGCCCGAGAGCTACATCTAGGCGATGGTTCTGTACGCTATGAGGCAGATATCGAAGGTATCCGCAAGGGTTACCTGGTATGCAGCGAGTGCGGAAAACGTGTTGAGTTTTCCGATGATGAAATGGACAGCCTGGGCAAAAGGCTCTCTAAAGAACACGGCTTCAGTATAGACAACAGGAGCGTTGTGTTCTTCGGAATATGCCCTGACTGTCAGCAAAACGGGATGCGCTGA
- a CDS encoding efflux RND transporter permease subunit yields MLITDAAVNRKSTIFVLMLLVIIVGVYSYVSLPRESDPDITIPYVLVVTPYEGVAPEDIESLITLPIERKLKGIKNVKEIRSTSAEGSSMITIEFTPDTNIDNAMQWVRDKVDQAKGDLPSDLEQDPQILEINLSEFPIMNVAVHGSVSEPVLKKIAEDLKDEVEGIPGVLEVILSGGREREIRVLFDHERLAAYNLSFVEILQAIQRENVNIPGGTMDIGSGKYLLRIPGEFSDPSVIDNLVLVSRNGRPIYLKDVAQVVDTYEDRESLARLNAKKAISLAIKKRTGENIIEVSDRVRLLIKEAEKRLPDAVSITINEDQSDEIRDMVGELENNILSGLILVILVLFMFLGKRNSLFVALAIPFSMLITFGVLYVLGMTLNMVVLFSLILALGMLVDNAIVIVENIYRHMTEGKSRNDAARTAATEVGWPIISSTVTTLCAFFPMLFWPDIMGEYMKFLPMTLIITLSASLFVGLVINPVICSSFMTVSKKAVKSDRDPLIIRLYEKTLVRALRMRWLAFLSAVGFLVFVAMLYGKLGHGVELFPDVEPERAYVEIKAPEGTNIERSRSLALRVESVILNEPDVLFAVTEVGVSPSGEAGANTLSNYSKVSIRFKEKDDRLESSFVVLDRMREHLSHFPGAELKIEKEEGGPPTGAPVSVEISGENVEVLSVITDKAKNMIKDIPGLVDLKDNLVKSKPEISVSVDREKATLLGLSTSDISNTVKAAMGGYKLGVYREGEDEYDITARMPEDRRMSMSDISSLLIPSSLGKPVPLSTVADVKMGSGFGSIRRIDSKRVVTITANVTGRNSNEVLKDVMQKLSNLETPAGYNIDYSGEQEEQKKASAFLSKAFLIALFLIALVLITQFNSILQAGIVLTSVILSLSGVFLGLIIMAMPFGIIMTGVGVVSLAGVVVNNAIVLIDYTNQLRQSGMELIDAVITAGRVRFRPVMLTAVTTILGLLPMAAGISFNFRDLSWEIGAESAQWWGSMAVAIIYGLAVATMLTLIVVPVLYSWAATGLFKKVAKNGKSGSDNNNLPVDME; encoded by the coding sequence ATGCTAATAACCGATGCCGCAGTAAACCGAAAAAGCACAATCTTCGTGCTGATGCTCCTTGTTATAATCGTGGGCGTGTATAGTTATGTATCCCTCCCCAGAGAGTCGGACCCGGATATCACGATACCCTATGTTCTCGTTGTGACACCCTATGAGGGGGTTGCGCCGGAGGATATTGAAAGCCTTATAACCCTTCCCATCGAAAGGAAGCTTAAGGGGATAAAGAACGTTAAGGAGATCCGCTCCACAAGTGCAGAGGGGAGCTCCATGATAACCATAGAGTTTACCCCGGACACAAATATCGACAACGCCATGCAGTGGGTTCGTGATAAGGTCGATCAGGCGAAGGGTGATCTTCCGTCAGACCTTGAGCAGGATCCTCAGATTCTTGAGATAAACCTTTCCGAATTTCCCATCATGAATGTGGCTGTGCACGGAAGTGTGTCCGAGCCGGTTTTGAAAAAGATAGCGGAGGATCTAAAGGACGAGGTAGAGGGTATTCCGGGAGTTCTTGAGGTTATCCTCTCCGGCGGGCGGGAGCGTGAGATACGTGTTCTTTTCGATCATGAGCGTCTGGCCGCATACAACCTCTCCTTTGTGGAGATACTGCAGGCGATCCAGCGGGAGAATGTGAACATACCAGGCGGCACAATGGATATAGGAAGCGGGAAATACCTTCTCAGAATCCCCGGCGAGTTCAGCGATCCATCTGTAATAGATAACCTTGTTCTCGTCTCCAGAAACGGAAGACCTATTTACCTCAAGGATGTCGCCCAGGTTGTGGACACGTATGAAGACAGGGAGAGCCTTGCAAGGCTTAATGCCAAGAAAGCAATATCCCTGGCCATTAAGAAACGAACCGGCGAAAACATCATAGAGGTCTCCGACAGGGTCCGGCTGCTCATAAAGGAGGCGGAGAAGAGGCTTCCCGATGCTGTGAGCATAACCATAAATGAGGACCAGTCCGATGAGATACGGGATATGGTTGGAGAACTCGAAAACAACATCCTCTCCGGTCTTATCCTTGTTATACTTGTCCTTTTCATGTTTCTCGGTAAACGAAACTCTCTCTTTGTCGCCCTTGCGATACCCTTCTCCATGCTCATAACCTTCGGCGTACTCTACGTCCTCGGGATGACCCTGAACATGGTTGTGCTGTTCAGTCTTATCCTAGCTCTCGGCATGCTTGTGGATAATGCCATCGTTATCGTGGAGAATATTTACCGGCATATGACCGAAGGAAAATCCAGAAACGATGCGGCAAGAACCGCCGCCACAGAGGTGGGCTGGCCAATAATTAGCTCCACAGTGACAACTCTCTGCGCATTTTTCCCAATGCTCTTCTGGCCGGATATCATGGGGGAATATATGAAATTCCTCCCTATGACGCTTATAATAACCCTCTCGGCCTCACTGTTTGTGGGTCTTGTTATAAACCCCGTTATATGCTCATCCTTCATGACGGTATCAAAAAAGGCTGTAAAGAGTGACAGAGACCCCTTGATTATAAGGCTATATGAAAAAACCCTAGTTCGTGCACTGCGCATGCGCTGGCTGGCCTTTCTTAGCGCTGTCGGCTTTCTCGTATTTGTAGCCATGCTCTATGGGAAGCTCGGTCACGGTGTGGAACTTTTCCCCGATGTGGAGCCCGAAAGGGCTTATGTAGAGATCAAGGCTCCGGAAGGGACAAACATAGAGAGAAGCCGTTCCCTTGCGCTTCGTGTGGAATCGGTGATTCTGAACGAGCCCGATGTACTCTTCGCTGTAACAGAGGTAGGCGTATCCCCCAGCGGCGAAGCTGGAGCGAATACCTTGTCAAACTACTCTAAGGTGAGCATAAGGTTCAAGGAGAAGGACGATAGGCTGGAGAGCAGTTTTGTTGTGCTGGACAGGATGCGTGAACACCTGTCCCACTTCCCCGGTGCAGAGCTGAAGATTGAGAAGGAAGAGGGTGGGCCACCCACTGGTGCGCCGGTGAGCGTAGAGATAAGCGGTGAAAACGTTGAGGTGCTCTCAGTTATAACTGATAAGGCCAAGAATATGATAAAGGATATTCCGGGGCTTGTGGACCTTAAGGACAATCTTGTTAAGTCAAAACCGGAGATAAGTGTCTCCGTTGATAGGGAGAAAGCTACCCTGCTCGGTCTCTCAACCTCTGATATATCAAACACCGTAAAAGCGGCAATGGGGGGCTACAAGCTCGGCGTGTACCGTGAGGGGGAGGATGAATACGATATAACCGCCCGCATGCCTGAAGACAGGAGGATGAGCATGAGCGATATAAGCAGTCTGCTTATACCCTCCTCCCTCGGCAAACCTGTTCCGCTTTCCACGGTTGCGGACGTTAAAATGGGCTCAGGGTTCGGCTCCATCCGAAGGATTGATTCGAAAAGGGTTGTCACAATAACCGCCAATGTAACGGGCAGAAACAGCAACGAGGTGCTCAAAGATGTTATGCAGAAACTCAGCAATCTGGAGACACCCGCTGGATACAATATCGACTACTCAGGCGAGCAGGAAGAGCAGAAAAAGGCCTCCGCATTCCTTTCCAAGGCCTTCCTTATAGCACTTTTCCTCATCGCTCTTGTGCTTATAACCCAGTTTAACTCTATCCTGCAGGCCGGGATAGTGCTTACATCCGTCATACTCTCCCTCTCCGGTGTGTTCCTCGGGCTTATCATCATGGCGATGCCCTTCGGAATCATTATGACAGGTGTCGGCGTGGTATCCCTTGCCGGCGTTGTTGTAAATAACGCCATCGTGCTCATCGATTATACAAACCAGCTCAGGCAGTCAGGTATGGAGCTTATCGATGCTGTGATTACAGCTGGACGTGTAAGGTTCCGTCCGGTCATGCTTACTGCAGTAACAACTATACTGGGCCTACTGCCGATGGCGGCGGGAATAAGCTTCAATTTTAGGGATCTCAGCTGGGAAATCGGCGCTGAATCCGCACAGTGGTGGGGCTCTATGGCCGTTGCTATCATATATGGACTAGCCGTTGCCACAATGCTTACACTGATAGTGGTTCCGGTTCTCTACAGCTGGGCTGCTACCGGTCTGTTTAAAAAGGTCGCTAAAAATGGCAAATCGGGTTCAGATAACAATAACCTTCCAGTTGATATGGAATAA
- a CDS encoding efflux RND transporter periplasmic adaptor subunit, translating to MRILLAALVVLAAVACGNGEDKAPEEEAPSGPKPVDVVTLPLRTETVEEYFTLPGDVQPWEDVSLTVEAGGVIETITKEEGGRIKSGETLLQLNMDSIRASLAKNRALLELKKANLERIEKLYKGKSASRKTYDEALADYKTAEADVQYFRSELSKGTLKSPLSAWVDRIYVDEGEFVSPGTKIAELVQTDRLKVITEVPEKDVAWLENGDNVTVTRALVNENLEEYRARIIHISKSADEVSRTYRVKLELIDGHHILRPGMIVRTRFLRRTIEDAFAVPFYAVVDRGDNRGVFLEDNGTARLVMVETGAVTGSRVVIKGELNVGDRLIVQGQQFLVDSQPVRSE from the coding sequence ATGCGCATACTGCTCGCCGCTCTGGTTGTCCTTGCCGCCGTTGCATGCGGAAACGGTGAGGATAAGGCTCCTGAAGAAGAAGCCCCCTCCGGCCCCAAACCCGTTGATGTTGTTACTCTCCCCCTTCGAACCGAAACAGTCGAAGAGTATTTTACGCTCCCCGGTGATGTTCAGCCCTGGGAGGATGTGTCCCTGACCGTAGAGGCTGGCGGAGTTATTGAAACTATCACCAAGGAGGAGGGTGGGCGAATCAAAAGCGGAGAGACACTTCTGCAGCTAAATATGGACAGTATAAGAGCCTCCCTTGCCAAAAACCGTGCTCTGCTCGAGCTTAAGAAAGCCAACCTGGAGCGTATAGAAAAGCTTTATAAAGGAAAGAGTGCAAGCCGCAAAACCTATGATGAAGCCCTTGCGGACTATAAGACGGCAGAGGCGGATGTTCAGTATTTCCGGTCGGAACTGTCTAAGGGAACACTTAAAAGCCCCCTCTCCGCTTGGGTAGACAGAATATATGTGGACGAAGGGGAGTTTGTTTCACCCGGAACAAAGATAGCAGAGCTTGTGCAGACCGACAGGCTAAAGGTAATAACCGAGGTTCCCGAAAAGGATGTTGCATGGCTTGAAAACGGCGATAACGTAACCGTTACAAGGGCTCTTGTGAATGAAAACCTTGAGGAATACAGGGCAAGGATTATACACATATCAAAAAGTGCCGATGAGGTATCCCGCACATACAGGGTTAAGCTTGAGCTCATCGATGGACACCACATACTTCGTCCCGGTATGATAGTCCGGACACGCTTCCTGAGAAGAACCATTGAGGACGCCTTCGCTGTCCCCTTCTACGCAGTGGTTGACAGAGGGGACAACAGAGGGGTCTTTCTGGAGGACAACGGAACGGCTCGTCTCGTTATGGTGGAAACAGGCGCCGTTACCGGCTCACGTGTGGTAATAAAAGGGGAGCTTAACGTTGGCGACAGGCTCATCGTTCAGGGGCAGCAGTTCCTTGTGGATTCCCAGCCCGTAAGGTCAGAGTAG
- a CDS encoding response regulator, with protein MRKKLFLMTIIIIVFSTAVSALTTAYFAYSRINQILEDDRDNVQQHIEEKLKAFDYIVGIITEEMETASIEAVEGLKDEIFHGAKPAKYFSSKDLDGLIKDYNVDEVYIIDPDGVVFNTSFETDLGLNLFRIGGSYRDFLKSVQGKGRIFHSRLTVAKNSNLINMYSYYSPEGSEYILEFSIKFQDFIKAKYGEDYFSFLFRDFFLSEREHGSFVKNVDVYTRFANSGRSFINPGKEFKLPHDKIERLKAGERVIIKKGDIVTTYKSFQLSNKRSDFAESYYVEIVYDFGIASGFITNVFISVLVSTFIIILIVGIIASYLINRFFLSKVTKLMRGIVKLEQGDYSSNIDMEGEDELSRVAQQVNTMTSRIRAREEHLQAEKEKMCSIKEEAEKANFEKSEFMAAMSHELRTPMNAILGMGEMLDSTPLTKTQKEYLDIINNSGENLMRLINDILDISNADTGQMVLEPVSFNIRALMENICSVFSAKASEKSLELECSIFPDVPEILSGDSFRLRQILVNLISNAVKFTNEGNISVKCECIDASSEKSVQLRFIVEDTGIGIPLDKQSKIFDQFSRLDEDNTVKSSGAGLGLSITKKVAQMLGGSIFMSSAPKEGSTFVFIGSFGIMAETAKAEPEETPAQKVETDNNPSARLEGLHILLADDSEYNRFVVESYLKDTGCSIDIAEDGREAVEKFRQNRYDLILMDIQMPEMDGYSATREIRNIEREQLSGHTPIIAITAYALERDAKRCFDAGCDGYVAKPVTKENLMNAVGGYFKVEEETVQKEEAWSPLGNVRNIQSQPDAIYIRVNSEFRDITPRFFESLKDNVENIKRAVEEKDLETIQVIGHRMKGEASSFGFEPVSDIGLFLHGAAVQGNFDKIEELTEQLSDYLRRVILII; from the coding sequence TTGAGAAAAAAGCTCTTCTTAATGACAATAATTATCATAGTGTTCTCCACTGCTGTATCCGCCCTTACCACGGCGTATTTTGCCTATTCACGAATCAACCAGATCCTTGAGGATGATAGGGACAACGTTCAGCAACATATAGAAGAGAAGCTAAAGGCGTTTGACTACATTGTCGGTATAATCACCGAGGAGATGGAGACCGCATCCATAGAAGCCGTCGAAGGGCTCAAGGATGAGATATTCCATGGAGCTAAACCTGCAAAATACTTCTCATCCAAAGACCTCGACGGGCTTATCAAGGATTATAATGTGGATGAGGTGTACATAATAGACCCCGATGGAGTCGTTTTTAATACCTCCTTTGAGACCGATCTGGGCCTTAACCTTTTCCGGATTGGCGGCTCCTACCGAGATTTTCTTAAAAGTGTCCAGGGTAAGGGGAGGATATTCCACAGTCGGCTAACCGTTGCAAAAAACAGCAACCTCATCAATATGTACTCCTACTACTCCCCCGAAGGGAGCGAGTACATCCTTGAATTTTCCATAAAATTCCAAGACTTCATAAAGGCCAAGTACGGCGAGGATTACTTCAGCTTCCTTTTCCGTGATTTCTTCCTGAGCGAGAGGGAACACGGCTCTTTTGTAAAGAATGTGGATGTTTACACCCGTTTTGCAAACTCAGGACGTTCCTTCATAAACCCGGGCAAGGAGTTCAAACTCCCCCATGACAAGATCGAACGGCTGAAGGCCGGGGAGCGTGTCATAATCAAAAAAGGGGACATTGTAACTACATACAAGTCCTTTCAGCTCAGCAACAAACGCTCCGACTTTGCAGAAAGCTACTATGTGGAGATCGTTTACGATTTCGGTATAGCTTCCGGCTTTATTACAAATGTTTTCATATCCGTATTAGTCTCCACGTTTATCATTATCCTGATTGTTGGAATAATCGCCTCATACCTAATAAACCGATTCTTCCTGAGCAAGGTAACCAAGCTTATGCGTGGAATAGTAAAGCTCGAGCAGGGTGACTACTCCTCCAATATCGATATGGAGGGGGAAGACGAGCTCAGCAGGGTTGCCCAGCAGGTGAATACCATGACCTCCAGGATTAGGGCCAGAGAGGAACACCTTCAGGCGGAAAAGGAGAAGATGTGCTCAATCAAGGAAGAGGCGGAGAAGGCAAACTTCGAAAAAAGTGAATTCATGGCAGCTATGAGCCACGAGCTGAGAACACCCATGAACGCCATTCTCGGCATGGGAGAAATGCTTGATTCAACACCTCTTACAAAGACCCAGAAGGAGTATCTGGATATAATAAATAACTCCGGCGAAAACCTTATGCGCCTGATAAACGATATCCTTGATATATCCAATGCGGACACAGGGCAGATGGTTCTGGAGCCTGTAAGCTTTAATATCCGGGCACTTATGGAGAATATTTGCTCCGTATTCTCGGCCAAGGCCAGTGAGAAGAGCCTGGAATTAGAGTGCTCCATATTTCCAGATGTCCCTGAGATCCTCAGCGGTGATTCATTCAGGCTGCGCCAGATACTTGTAAACCTTATTTCCAATGCAGTTAAATTCACCAACGAGGGGAATATCAGCGTTAAATGCGAATGTATTGATGCCTCTTCAGAAAAATCGGTTCAGCTAAGGTTCATCGTAGAAGACACCGGCATAGGTATCCCCCTGGACAAACAGAGCAAGATTTTTGATCAATTCTCAAGGCTTGATGAGGATAACACAGTGAAATCCTCCGGTGCAGGTCTGGGGCTGAGTATTACCAAAAAGGTGGCTCAGATGCTTGGCGGAAGCATCTTCATGAGCAGTGCCCCCAAAGAGGGGAGTACGTTTGTGTTCATAGGCAGCTTCGGTATAATGGCGGAAACAGCTAAAGCGGAGCCCGAGGAAACACCTGCTCAAAAGGTTGAAACAGATAACAATCCCTCCGCCAGACTTGAGGGCCTTCATATACTCCTAGCCGATGACTCGGAATACAACCGTTTCGTAGTGGAATCATACCTCAAAGACACCGGCTGCAGTATTGATATCGCCGAGGATGGGCGTGAGGCTGTGGAAAAGTTCAGGCAGAACAGATACGATCTCATCCTTATGGATATCCAGATGCCGGAGATGGATGGCTATTCAGCCACAAGAGAGATTAGAAACATTGAGAGGGAGCAGCTCTCCGGCCACACTCCCATAATAGCCATAACTGCCTATGCTCTTGAAAGGGACGCCAAAAGATGCTTCGATGCCGGATGCGACGGCTATGTGGCTAAGCCTGTGACCAAAGAGAACCTTATGAACGCTGTGGGGGGCTACTTCAAGGTAGAGGAGGAAACTGTACAGAAAGAGGAGGCGTGGAGCCCCCTTGGAAATGTGCGGAACATACAGTCCCAGCCCGATGCGATATACATCAGGGTAAACTCCGAATTCAGGGACATCACACCCCGCTTTTTCGAATCGCTTAAGGATAATGTAGAGAATATTAAGCGTGCGGTTGAGGAGAAGGACCTCGAAACAATCCAGGTTATCGGCCACCGGATGAAGGGGGAGGCTTCCTCCTTCGGTTTTGAACCTGTGAGCGATATCGGTCTTTTCCTGCACGGCGCCGCTGTCCAAGGTAATTTCGATAAGATTGAAGAGCTTACGGAACAGCTCTCAGACTACCTGCGCAGAGTCATCCTTATTATATGA
- a CDS encoding NAD(P)-dependent oxidoreductase — translation MKTAFLGLGVMGYPMAGHLANAGHEVTVYNRSFDKAEKWLEEYKGLASPTPGDASKGAEIVFMCVGQDKDIEEVVLGEHGALSAMEKGSILVDHTTASAGIAEKLYGECRDKGVGFLDAPVSGGQAGAEKGALTVMVGGDQEIFDRAKPAMELYGKAVTLMGPAGSGQKTKMVNQICIAGLVQALSEGVSFAENSGLDVKKVLDVISKGAAQSWQMENRGETMADRKFDYGFALDWMIKDLGICLEEGRRNGSVLPVTSTVQQFYLDLSRRGKGRWDTSSLVELLRKD, via the coding sequence ATGAAAACAGCATTTCTCGGTCTCGGAGTTATGGGATACCCCATGGCAGGTCACCTTGCCAATGCAGGTCACGAAGTAACGGTTTACAACAGATCCTTTGATAAAGCGGAGAAGTGGCTGGAAGAATATAAAGGACTCGCCTCACCAACACCCGGTGATGCATCCAAGGGAGCTGAGATCGTTTTTATGTGTGTAGGTCAAGATAAGGACATAGAAGAGGTTGTCCTTGGCGAGCACGGCGCACTCTCCGCCATGGAGAAAGGTTCAATATTAGTGGATCACACCACAGCCTCTGCGGGTATAGCAGAAAAACTATACGGTGAATGCAGGGATAAGGGGGTCGGTTTCCTTGATGCCCCGGTATCAGGCGGACAGGCGGGGGCAGAAAAAGGCGCTCTCACCGTTATGGTGGGAGGGGATCAAGAGATCTTCGACAGAGCCAAACCCGCAATGGAACTTTACGGAAAAGCTGTTACGCTCATGGGTCCCGCAGGATCGGGGCAGAAAACGAAGATGGTGAACCAGATATGCATAGCCGGACTTGTTCAGGCCCTCTCCGAAGGGGTAAGCTTTGCAGAGAATTCCGGCCTCGATGTCAAAAAGGTTTTAGATGTTATATCCAAAGGTGCAGCCCAGTCATGGCAGATGGAGAACAGAGGGGAGACCATGGCGGACAGAAAATTCGACTACGGCTTTGCTCTGGACTGGATGATAAAAGACCTCGGCATATGCCTGGAAGAGGGACGCAGGAACGGTTCTGTCCTTCCGGTAACCTCCACGGTACAGCAGTTTTATCTCGATCTCTCCCGCAGGGGAAAGGGGCGCTGGGATACCTCCAGCCTCGTGGAACTTCTCAGAAAAGATTAA
- a CDS encoding DMT family transporter: MEQKNSIAILAAGAAVISFSSIFSRLSEASPAANGFYRMLFGLLFFIPVVVLYAKRKGKTGIRPGRPVALASIAGFFLAIDMYLWHTSIELIGPGLATLIANFQVFFLAGYDTVLFKKPPSPKLKAALVLAVAGLYILIGRDWGSTGSEFKSGVFFGLAAAFNYSLFFLFLKKSGITGELNNNESMAVVSVSSGIVLGIIAFTGYNGIHIPNTESLIWLVLYGLICQGFGWMVVTTGMKGTSLSVAGLMLLLQPTLAWVWDVMIFDKPFYMLDVAGAALSLAAIYLGTVREA, from the coding sequence ATGGAACAAAAAAATTCTATCGCTATACTGGCAGCCGGTGCGGCTGTTATTAGCTTTTCGTCCATATTTTCAAGACTTTCCGAGGCTAGCCCTGCAGCAAACGGCTTTTACAGAATGCTTTTCGGCCTTCTGTTCTTTATTCCGGTGGTGGTTTTATATGCCAAACGAAAGGGTAAAACGGGGATACGTCCCGGGCGACCTGTTGCACTCGCCTCGATTGCTGGCTTCTTCCTCGCCATTGATATGTATCTGTGGCACACATCCATAGAGCTTATCGGGCCCGGTCTTGCCACACTCATAGCGAACTTTCAAGTGTTCTTCCTTGCAGGCTACGACACGGTCCTATTTAAAAAGCCCCCCTCCCCCAAGCTTAAGGCCGCTCTTGTACTTGCTGTGGCGGGGCTGTACATACTTATAGGTCGTGATTGGGGGAGCACGGGGAGTGAGTTTAAAAGTGGGGTGTTCTTCGGGCTGGCCGCTGCGTTCAACTACTCGCTCTTCTTCCTCTTCCTCAAAAAATCGGGGATCACCGGCGAGCTGAATAATAATGAATCTATGGCAGTGGTATCCGTATCCTCCGGCATAGTTCTCGGGATAATCGCCTTCACAGGCTACAACGGCATCCATATACCCAATACCGAATCGCTCATATGGCTTGTGCTGTATGGTCTTATATGCCAGGGCTTCGGCTGGATGGTGGTTACCACAGGGATGAAGGGAACCTCCCTTTCCGTTGCCGGGCTTATGCTCCTTCTTCAGCCAACCCTCGCCTGGGTCTGGGATGTCATGATCTTCGACAAGCCCTTTTACATGCTCGACGTAGCCGGCGCTGCACTCTCCCTAGCTGCAATTTATCTCGGAACGGTTAGAGAAGCCTGA